In Mycoplasma suis str. Illinois, a single window of DNA contains:
- a CDS encoding ABC transporter permease produces MFLLSKTVINHVKSNVFSTSVITFFAGCSAFVQISTDNIKEIIDSSIKPYSIAPKNDMFIKTGSPDIYSGGSSFTVPVSVEVEDEKPKEGNQEVEIRYLTPKGWFVTYKNELAKERMGKLKDSKANYSGDYCVPMKGIKSIYTNYWFRPKIRFKGVWDAAITKDNDKLETASLIARDNKRFRKECADYTEEVDIENDFLGKMIHDYLKAYHDPVNQEYKNQNSLVVAIAGHASDKESETMRQRGKTVISSSWGMFPEQNEELKKKRNRRSLSQETNENNTENVLEQVSQKPEGEENSSTGQETPNSSPKSRRKREAKKQEEQPAFKKKSVFSQRSEEQSSETCDSKDSWEKNGCLCKFGSITANGNGNGGGSSNKCNGQAGRSQQGNQESLQKILKNGDMVGMSKDGGVIEQIGDGTEYKRLISFEFTNKYRERKKAKLKIEAEEWLLSTQHLDIRKILQEFRKNEGQTELKLVQASNGYQSQQQVPELQQVNSKVTLNDHQLWTPFEMNPWLQNLENRNIKKKAGEGLEDIINKYRLMHDNQMMRFNPDPREEHKIKFNIHKSVQISNMGNSSAHVSDTSKTGHSFKVVSIEDVKERGETNPLVIIRGNPLFDYREDQEKLIRDFMAVYDMPFYSPWMVPLLRMISRAKFTDQEKDVRKTLQWWVAYLQYPWRDTWNIPEIKEKEYTPDMHRKLQIWLSEIQENTWSVSGARTVFNFTAYNRYHIVSKEMLPNLFVELRNFRMVGYIEQPTSYFTVISPEYARINGFEPISDQQYKDFRKLVNNLWLDQETWEEHYNKFVNNPENHKHLINVGDKKMIITGLGLTPELLYPAQSWISLQPDKTKEAVVYVDRFGFNDLKERGSVKWQEQYITVGFPEVIKASSKEEQKKYMEKLKRYIDEKLAENKDYYTLTKLGEEEGSDQLYSLRGSYIPVFQSRISAISYTLSGLIYAIVITLIIILVKRYIKSNMYLFGNFVANGMAKTDVLINVCLFTLLPLSCATMFGYLLSLLTQSTFYSIVSAYWFLNTRFSVLSLGNTLYFIFKVLSLVAPVAYFCSFWLLKDNASVLLKTTSGMKISKFNFFIYRLLYKISSTWKFRSVLLFNTLNQSTILSITSVIGFVFLNFFFHNHGKFSKVAEAEKATKNYGFEFELETPTKESGEFNLVSYANLGKGIDLMKDTEQASSQSQQQANSSVEKTFGVTKATDDRDYAIKDKKREINILGSIYKNYYGQFNGWWDEEYKKKNNIGDCDSHGALNHNNGQQQSGQQTQSSDGQHACLAKFGAFQRKNESNGQKTEWELWKKTEQSNSRKKRSPEPSSSQKEKTYQYFVDNKPLFSFWNDYYNKKVKPNNTQVTKSQGGQNQDNGWKKFNGNGELITEEQGQVSSGSSNGNGEYYLPTLKTLLDIYSNYWIISSRDYDIIESSMEFFRGKTLLRILLDINIEYVSDSGKLNYNVWDWTSKNLEKVQPVLRKMDEQNYDKFIESIVRSKYGPFFVSRFMTKHSVGQQNLITSSSSTSSSISSSSSSSVGTQASSQTQSNNEQKDLSKLLGRQGELYQGKKTYYFKGTDIGRETQKTNQRNGNGSQKKTPKQDLKIDNGSSSNSQPQQQQQPQSTESSTPKGGGAQNQEHKDYEDGLYYLDGTKIVVLNTSTIVDREIILMYDPEFLYLIFTAIADFTEQKYNGTGNSSGEPYTLPIKYTFGNVVHTVEKDELQSQQLKQVQASSPEAEQQNLPPRYYFSTLKGRDEYLKTNSKRQKRQAQQQVELKFDASKTPEGDQTYSWTKGKAKKDSQAKDFAAKIIGLKEDSRGAYYKLYSNGKLVNDKLYQSENNHGSDNNTYPLIINRFAARQHNLKVGDLIKFTPENHYTRFTCQLKVAPKNGTTSPQANGGTNGNEQDKVCEYKNENGQNGWKNKEIKEHTLKVVEIFDSYYKEAYFMSQKDVNKIIGLNEHTGFNGIFTKNQELDLEKLPEQISLAFSSYSVSGIYTNVQQKLNNTAFRNLMNSTPPLPEARKKKKNEQEAQGEENIGTNRNFKILQRILGVNNLDYQTIKWPSQQSNGNSSEQYEEETPTAQTEQRIEDLSRNYLANYFLKTFQDYESPMNSVIVGIMNNSIVSDVIFKNLSNLTDNVSYLFICLVLPLLVVSLITVIYLLIKDLESIFVTTKLLGFGNRENSMPIIVYLFALLFLSSFAGSCAVPAILNKYVNMLFTNQSILLPLVLSNGLMTGVFGLLAVIYFFSMFRSYLKIKGICLPVSIKLLVG; encoded by the coding sequence ATGTTCTTACTCTCCAAAACAGTTATAAATCATGTCAAGTCAAATGTATTTTCTACCTCCGTAATAACTTTTTTTGCCGGATGCTCCGCATTCGTGCAAATATCTACAGACAATATAAAGGAAATAATAGATTCCTCTATTAAGCCCTATTCTATTGCTCCCAAGAATGATATGTTTATCAAGACTGGAAGTCCTGATATATATTCAGGAGGTTCCAGCTTTACTGTCCCTGTATCAGTAGAAGTAGAAGATGAAAAACCTAAAGAAGGGAATCAAGAAGTAGAAATTAGATACCTAACCCCTAAGGGTTGGTTTGTTACATACAAAAATGAATTGGCTAAAGAAAGAATGGGAAAACTTAAAGATTCTAAAGCCAATTATTCTGGGGACTATTGTGTCCCCATGAAAGGTATTAAGTCTATATATACAAATTATTGATTTAGACCAAAAATTAGATTCAAGGGTGTTTGAGATGCAGCTATCACAAAAGACAATGACAAATTAGAGACTGCATCTCTTATTGCTAGAGACAATAAGAGATTTAGAAAAGAATGTGCTGACTATACAGAAGAAGTAGATATTGAAAATGATTTTCTTGGAAAAATGATTCATGACTATTTAAAGGCTTATCATGATCCAGTTAACCAAGAATATAAAAATCAAAACTCTTTAGTTGTTGCAATTGCCGGACATGCTTCCGACAAAGAAAGTGAAACTATGAGACAAAGGGGCAAAACAGTCATTAGCTCCTCATGGGGTATGTTTCCAGAACAAAATGAAGAATTAAAAAAAAAGAGAAATCGAAGGAGTTTATCGCAAGAAACTAACGAAAATAACACAGAAAATGTCCTAGAACAAGTTAGTCAAAAACCAGAAGGGGAAGAAAATTCCTCTACTGGACAAGAAACTCCTAATAGTTCACCAAAATCTAGAAGAAAAAGAGAAGCTAAAAAACAAGAAGAGCAACCAGCTTTTAAAAAAAAGTCAGTTTTTTCTCAAAGAAGTGAAGAACAATCTTCAGAAACATGCGATAGCAAAGATTCTTGAGAAAAAAATGGTTGTCTTTGTAAGTTCGGATCAATAACTGCAAATGGTAATGGAAATGGCGGAGGAAGTAGTAATAAATGTAACGGACAAGCAGGTAGGAGTCAACAAGGAAATCAAGAATCTTTACAAAAAATTCTTAAAAATGGTGACATGGTTGGTATGTCCAAAGATGGAGGTGTTATTGAACAAATAGGAGATGGAACAGAATACAAAAGATTAATTAGTTTCGAATTTACTAACAAGTACAGAGAACGAAAAAAAGCTAAGTTAAAGATAGAAGCTGAAGAATGACTTCTCAGCACTCAACATCTAGATATAAGAAAAATACTTCAAGAATTTAGAAAGAACGAAGGTCAAACAGAATTGAAGCTTGTACAAGCTTCAAATGGTTATCAATCTCAACAACAAGTACCAGAACTTCAACAAGTTAACAGCAAAGTAACTCTAAATGATCATCAACTGTGAACTCCTTTTGAAATGAATCCTTGGTTACAAAATCTAGAAAACCGAAACATTAAGAAAAAGGCAGGAGAAGGTCTAGAAGACATCATCAATAAATATCGTTTGATGCACGATAACCAAATGATGAGATTCAACCCAGATCCAAGAGAAGAACACAAGATTAAGTTCAATATTCACAAATCTGTACAGATATCTAATATGGGCAACTCATCTGCTCATGTATCAGATACATCTAAGACTGGACACTCCTTTAAGGTAGTGTCCATAGAAGATGTAAAAGAAAGGGGGGAAACTAACCCTCTAGTAATTATTAGAGGTAATCCTCTCTTTGACTATAGAGAGGATCAAGAAAAACTTATAAGAGACTTTATGGCAGTCTATGACATGCCATTCTATTCTCCTTGAATGGTACCTCTTCTAAGAATGATCTCAAGAGCTAAGTTCACAGATCAAGAAAAAGATGTTAGAAAGACTCTTCAATGATGAGTAGCTTATCTTCAATATCCTTGAAGAGATACTTGAAATATTCCTGAAATAAAAGAGAAGGAATATACACCTGATATGCACAGAAAACTACAAATTTGATTAAGTGAGATCCAAGAAAACACTTGAAGTGTTTCTGGAGCTAGAACAGTATTTAACTTTACTGCCTACAACAGATATCACATTGTTAGCAAAGAGATGTTGCCCAATCTCTTTGTTGAATTAAGAAACTTCAGAATGGTAGGTTATATTGAACAACCTACTTCTTACTTCACAGTTATATCTCCTGAGTATGCTCGAATTAATGGATTCGAGCCTATCTCAGATCAACAATATAAAGACTTTAGAAAGTTAGTTAATAATTTGTGATTAGATCAAGAAACTTGGGAAGAACACTACAACAAGTTCGTGAATAATCCAGAAAATCACAAACACCTAATAAATGTAGGTGATAAAAAAATGATTATTACTGGATTAGGATTAACTCCTGAGCTTTTATATCCAGCTCAGTCTTGGATCTCTCTACAACCAGATAAGACTAAAGAAGCAGTTGTTTATGTAGACAGATTTGGATTTAATGACCTCAAGGAAAGAGGTTCAGTTAAATGACAAGAACAATATATTACAGTTGGTTTCCCTGAGGTCATTAAAGCTAGTTCCAAAGAGGAGCAAAAGAAATATATGGAAAAGCTAAAGAGATATATAGATGAAAAGCTAGCTGAAAATAAAGATTACTATACCCTAACAAAGTTAGGGGAAGAAGAAGGTAGTGATCAGCTATATAGCTTAAGAGGAAGCTATATTCCTGTATTTCAATCCAGAATTAGTGCTATCTCCTATACGCTTTCCGGATTGATTTATGCAATAGTTATTACATTAATAATCATTCTTGTAAAGAGATACATAAAGAGTAATATGTATCTCTTTGGTAACTTCGTTGCCAATGGAATGGCAAAAACAGACGTACTTATTAATGTATGTCTATTTACATTACTTCCTCTATCTTGTGCAACAATGTTTGGATACCTCCTATCATTGTTGACACAATCTACTTTCTATTCAATAGTTTCTGCCTATTGATTCCTAAACACTAGATTCAGTGTATTAAGTCTTGGTAATACACTGTACTTTATCTTTAAGGTGCTATCTTTAGTAGCGCCTGTAGCTTATTTCTGTTCTTTCTGATTACTTAAAGATAATGCCAGTGTATTATTGAAAACTACTTCTGGAATGAAGATCAGTAAGTTCAACTTCTTTATATATAGACTTCTCTACAAGATTTCTTCGACCTGAAAATTCAGGTCGGTATTACTATTCAATACTCTAAATCAATCTACTATATTATCCATTACCTCTGTAATAGGATTTGTATTCCTAAACTTCTTTTTCCATAATCATGGAAAATTTTCTAAAGTTGCTGAAGCTGAAAAGGCAACTAAAAATTATGGTTTTGAGTTTGAGTTAGAAACTCCAACTAAAGAATCAGGAGAATTTAACTTAGTTTCTTATGCCAACTTAGGAAAGGGAATAGATTTGATGAAAGATACAGAACAAGCTTCTTCTCAAAGTCAACAACAAGCAAATTCATCAGTTGAAAAAACCTTTGGTGTTACCAAAGCAACTGATGACAGAGATTATGCAATTAAAGATAAGAAAAGAGAAATAAATATATTAGGAAGTATTTATAAGAATTACTATGGTCAATTTAATGGTTGATGGGATGAAGAATATAAGAAAAAGAACAATATAGGTGATTGCGATTCACATGGTGCATTAAATCACAATAATGGACAACAACAAAGTGGTCAACAAACTCAATCATCTGACGGTCAACATGCTTGTTTAGCTAAATTTGGTGCTTTCCAAAGAAAAAATGAATCAAATGGTCAAAAAACAGAATGGGAATTATGGAAAAAGACTGAACAATCAAATTCAAGAAAAAAGAGATCACCTGAACCTTCATCATCTCAAAAAGAAAAAACTTATCAATATTTCGTAGACAATAAACCACTATTTAGTTTCTGGAATGACTATTACAACAAAAAAGTGAAGCCAAATAATACTCAAGTAACTAAATCACAAGGGGGACAAAACCAAGATAATGGATGAAAGAAATTTAATGGTAATGGTGAATTAATTACAGAAGAACAAGGTCAAGTTTCTTCAGGCTCTTCAAATGGCAATGGAGAATACTATCTCCCAACCCTTAAAACACTACTAGATATATATTCAAATTATTGGATAATCTCTTCCAGAGACTATGACATAATTGAAAGTTCAATGGAATTCTTTAGAGGGAAAACCCTCTTAAGAATACTATTGGACATCAATATCGAATATGTTTCTGATTCTGGTAAGTTAAATTACAACGTTTGGGATTGAACTTCCAAGAATCTAGAAAAAGTTCAACCAGTTTTGAGAAAAATGGATGAACAAAACTATGACAAATTTATAGAGTCCATAGTTAGAAGTAAGTATGGACCTTTCTTTGTTTCCAGATTTATGACCAAACATTCTGTTGGTCAACAAAATTTAATAACTAGTTCTTCAAGTACTTCTAGTTCAATCTCATCATCAAGTAGTAGTTCTGTAGGTACACAAGCAAGTTCCCAAACCCAATCCAATAATGAACAAAAAGATCTTTCTAAGTTACTAGGAAGACAAGGAGAACTATATCAAGGAAAGAAAACATATTACTTTAAGGGAACTGATATAGGTAGAGAAACTCAAAAAACTAACCAAAGAAATGGAAATGGTAGTCAAAAGAAAACCCCAAAACAAGACTTAAAAATTGATAATGGAAGCTCATCAAATAGTCAACCTCAACAACAGCAGCAACCACAATCTACAGAAAGTTCAACTCCAAAAGGAGGTGGAGCTCAAAATCAAGAACACAAAGATTATGAAGATGGTCTCTACTATCTAGATGGAACTAAGATAGTAGTCCTTAATACTTCAACAATAGTAGATAGAGAGATCATACTTATGTATGATCCTGAGTTCCTCTATCTAATATTTACTGCCATTGCAGACTTCACAGAACAAAAATATAACGGTACAGGAAATAGTTCAGGAGAACCTTATACATTACCGATTAAATATACATTCGGTAATGTAGTTCATACTGTAGAAAAAGATGAACTACAATCACAACAATTAAAGCAAGTTCAAGCTTCTTCTCCAGAAGCTGAACAACAAAACTTACCACCTCGTTATTATTTCTCAACCCTAAAGGGTCGAGATGAATATTTAAAAACTAATAGTAAAAGACAAAAGAGACAAGCTCAACAACAAGTTGAGCTTAAATTTGATGCTTCAAAAACTCCAGAAGGAGACCAAACTTACTCCTGAACAAAAGGAAAAGCTAAGAAAGATAGTCAAGCTAAAGATTTTGCAGCCAAAATAATAGGTCTAAAAGAAGACTCTAGAGGAGCTTATTACAAGCTTTATTCAAATGGAAAATTAGTAAATGACAAACTTTATCAATCTGAAAATAATCATGGATCTGATAACAATACTTATCCCCTAATTATTAATAGATTTGCAGCAAGACAACACAATTTGAAAGTAGGGGATTTAATCAAATTCACTCCAGAAAACCACTACACTAGATTTACTTGCCAATTAAAAGTGGCTCCAAAAAATGGAACCACTTCACCTCAAGCTAATGGAGGAACAAATGGAAATGAACAAGATAAAGTTTGTGAATACAAAAATGAAAATGGTCAAAATGGGTGAAAGAATAAAGAAATAAAAGAACACACATTAAAAGTAGTAGAAATCTTTGATTCCTACTACAAAGAGGCATATTTTATGTCTCAAAAGGATGTAAATAAGATCATAGGACTAAATGAACATACAGGATTTAATGGAATATTTACTAAGAATCAAGAACTAGATCTAGAAAAACTACCAGAACAGATTAGTCTGGCCTTCTCATCCTATTCTGTTTCTGGTATTTATACCAATGTACAGCAAAAACTAAATAACACAGCATTTAGAAACTTAATGAACTCTACTCCTCCTTTGCCGGAGGCAAGAAAGAAAAAGAAAAATGAACAAGAAGCTCAAGGAGAAGAAAATATTGGAACAAATAGAAACTTCAAGATTCTTCAAAGAATACTAGGAGTTAATAACTTAGACTATCAAACAATTAAATGACCAAGTCAACAAAGTAATGGAAATTCTTCTGAACAATATGAAGAAGAAACCCCTACAGCTCAAACTGAACAAAGAATTGAAGATCTTTCAAGAAATTATTTAGCAAATTATTTCTTGAAAACATTTCAAGATTATGAATCCCCAATGAACTCTGTTATTGTGGGAATCATGAATAACAGTATTGTTAGTGATGTAATTTTCAAGAACTTAAGTAACTTAACAGATAATGTTTCTTATCTGTTTATTTGCTTAGTTCTTCCTTTATTAGTAGTTAGCCTAATAACTGTTATCTATCTATTAATTAAGGATCTAGAAAGTATTTTTGTGACAACTAAGTTATTAGGTTTTGGTAATAGAGAAAACAGTATGCCAATAATTGTTTACCTGTTTGCTCTATTATTCCTATCTTCTTTTGCAGGATCTTGTGCAGTTCCTGCAATTCTAAATAAATATGTAAATATGTTATTTACAAATCAATCTATTCTTCTTCCTCTAGTACTAAGTAATGGATTAATGACAGGAGTCTTTGGACTCCTAGCAGTAATCTACTTCTTCTCTATGTTTAGATCCTACCTAAAAATTAAAGGTATTTGCCTACCAGTATCTATTAAGTTACTGGTAGGTTAA
- a CDS encoding translation elongation factor P: MSSDRILEARELRAGQTVLWKGVPHLVLDHSFNKTAMRGGLVKCKLKNLYTKSIVTEELSNQRLEKAILSKREAIFTHREGQNSKFCDTETYEEYSLLSSDYPEITVFLEEGCSLQLVWFEDKLIDFVLPEKVKLTIEELVPVNSEVQKAIFKTGFECLVPLFCKTGEGVWISTSNGKYHSK; encoded by the coding sequence ATGTCTAGCGATAGAATATTAGAAGCTAGAGAATTAAGAGCAGGACAAACTGTCCTGTGAAAAGGAGTTCCACATCTAGTATTAGATCATTCATTTAACAAGACAGCCATGAGAGGAGGTCTTGTTAAATGCAAACTAAAAAACTTATATACCAAATCTATTGTTACGGAAGAACTTTCCAATCAGCGTTTGGAAAAAGCAATATTAAGTAAAAGAGAAGCAATATTTACTCACAGGGAAGGACAAAACTCAAAGTTTTGTGATACTGAAACTTATGAAGAATACAGTTTATTGTCTTCTGATTATCCAGAAATAACTGTATTCTTAGAAGAAGGTTGTTCTCTTCAATTAGTTTGATTCGAGGACAAACTAATTGACTTTGTATTACCAGAAAAAGTTAAGTTAACTATTGAGGAACTTGTTCCTGTCAATAGTGAAGTTCAAAAAGCAATATTTAAAACTGGATTTGAATGTTTAGTTCCACTTTTCTGTAAAACAGGAGAAGGAGTATGAATATCTACTTCTAATGGAAAGTACCACTCAAAGTAA
- a CDS encoding dUTP diphosphatase: MKLSELLDYQKELDQKVLEKKFSDLDEHSLLLARKTALVVEFYEFLNETLLFKYWTKKSIKLESLKEEFIDIVHFTLSLCLIYKKQELAEQCLLGNTKEDGNNLYVQAREDNRLRTELLHISYDWMNSIHQAIEQDNFQEWLGWLSTISTWMNLKGEEIKESYLSKWKVNFQRLEGII; the protein is encoded by the coding sequence CTGAAACTTTCAGAACTACTAGATTACCAAAAAGAATTAGATCAAAAAGTACTAGAAAAGAAATTTTCTGATCTAGATGAACACAGTCTTCTACTAGCTAGAAAGACTGCTCTAGTAGTAGAATTCTACGAATTCTTAAATGAAACATTACTTTTTAAGTATTGAACTAAAAAATCTATTAAGCTAGAAAGCTTAAAAGAAGAATTTATAGACATTGTTCACTTCACTCTTTCTCTTTGCTTAATCTATAAGAAACAAGAATTGGCTGAACAATGTCTATTGGGAAATACTAAAGAAGATGGTAATAACCTTTATGTACAAGCTAGAGAAGATAATAGATTAAGAACAGAATTATTACATATAAGCTATGATTGAATGAATTCAATTCATCAAGCTATAGAACAAGATAATTTTCAGGAATGATTAGGTTGACTTTCCACTATAAGTACTTGAATGAACTTAAAGGGAGAAGAAATAAAGGAATCTTATCTTTCTAAGTGGAAAGTCAACTTTCAAAGATTGGAGGGAATTATCTAA
- the rplT gene encoding 50S ribosomal protein L20 — MRATNSVSTRKRRKKVLKRAEGYWGHRRIGYRVARQSVFKADQYAYRDRKNKKREYRRLWISRLNSAFRELGLTYSKGMNALKRANITLNRKVLSEMAISNPEQFKKIVSSTSPN, encoded by the coding sequence ATGCGAGCAACTAATAGTGTTAGTACAAGAAAAAGAAGAAAGAAAGTATTAAAGAGAGCTGAAGGTTACTGAGGTCACAGACGAATAGGTTATAGAGTTGCAAGACAATCAGTATTTAAAGCTGATCAGTATGCATATAGAGATAGAAAGAATAAGAAAAGAGAATATAGAAGACTGTGAATTTCTAGATTGAATTCTGCATTCAGAGAATTAGGTCTTACTTATTCTAAGGGCATGAATGCCCTTAAAAGAGCTAACATAACACTTAATAGAAAAGTACTTTCTGAAATGGCTATTTCTAATCCAGAACAATTCAAGAAAATAGTTTCTTCTACTTCTCCTAACTAA
- a CDS encoding bL35 family ribosomal protein, whose protein sequence is MFIFNFQHLHEEKSKKIKHKTKKSLAKRVVILGSGAIKRKRSHRSHCASAKSTKRKRKLRKSVLFNQAQYKITAYLLHSTNKKN, encoded by the coding sequence ATCTTTATATTTAATTTTCAACACCTTCATGAAGAAAAAAGTAAAAAAATTAAACATAAAACCAAGAAATCTTTAGCTAAGAGAGTTGTTATTCTGGGATCAGGAGCAATAAAAAGAAAGAGATCTCACAGATCTCACTGTGCTTCTGCAAAGTCCACAAAGAGAAAGAGAAAACTAAGAAAGAGTGTTCTATTTAATCAAGCACAATACAAGATAACTGCTTATTTGTTGCACTCAACAAATAAGAAGAACTAA
- a CDS encoding lysylphosphatidylglycerol synthase domain-containing protein — translation MLVQLAKLLKIILRFQLESSCQCEYNYLEKWCKPSNRREEVVSSLLVIALKKLYQLNKKYFVKIWACLFILAVFLNLFYLQPIKWEQFQTIFSKDKTNSSTFIAVLVFGIFFFVINDIFLAKFSYSGRVPKIGKDGKEISALEWLKLHSISFLIRSVTPFSIGSEPYIIWWLKKRGIPLGRGASIVSSLTVSWFLAQGIITWPSFIYLHAQGNWTPNEAEHKYYWMMLLGLLVDFVSAVFVFSISYSKRVHYFFAMTKYKLNSFLKLGNSQTICDIKWKYINNKKFKKNFKRVFFNVVTFRSIIVFTIQNILNYSLFSLISAAMSGNWDNFFNNFHIINISTTSNNFVPTPGSEGSIQFTINKMTALTSTAPVNGELLQSSGNPDSLSESIFLWRWSQKYQPLLLSSLFLSSYYIYFWIKSRIKQSRVKKDTYPELTSLYTVSDSLALRS, via the coding sequence ATGTTAGTTCAATTAGCGAAGCTATTAAAGATTATTCTGAGATTTCAATTAGAGTCATCTTGTCAATGTGAATATAACTATTTAGAAAAGTGATGTAAGCCTTCTAATAGAAGAGAAGAAGTTGTTTCTTCTCTTTTGGTAATTGCTCTCAAAAAGCTTTATCAACTAAATAAGAAATACTTTGTAAAAATTTGAGCTTGTCTTTTCATATTAGCAGTATTTCTTAATCTCTTCTATCTTCAACCAATTAAGTGGGAACAATTTCAAACTATTTTTTCCAAAGATAAGACAAATAGTTCCACATTTATTGCTGTTCTTGTCTTTGGAATTTTCTTTTTTGTAATAAATGACATATTTCTTGCAAAATTCTCTTATTCTGGAAGAGTTCCAAAAATTGGAAAAGATGGTAAAGAAATATCAGCTTTAGAGTGACTAAAGCTTCATTCCATTTCTTTCTTAATTAGATCTGTTACTCCCTTTTCTATAGGGTCTGAACCCTATATTATTTGATGACTAAAAAAGAGAGGAATTCCCCTAGGAAGAGGGGCTTCTATAGTTTCCTCTCTTACTGTAAGTTGATTCCTTGCGCAAGGAATCATTACATGACCTTCCTTTATTTATTTACATGCGCAGGGAAATTGAACTCCAAATGAAGCAGAACACAAATACTATTGAATGATGCTATTAGGTTTACTAGTAGACTTTGTGTCTGCAGTATTTGTGTTCTCAATTAGTTACAGCAAAAGAGTTCACTACTTTTTTGCTATGACTAAATATAAATTGAATTCCTTCCTAAAACTTGGGAATTCACAAACAATTTGTGATATTAAGTGGAAATATATAAACAATAAGAAATTCAAAAAGAATTTCAAAAGAGTGTTTTTCAATGTAGTGACATTTAGGTCAATAATTGTCTTTACTATCCAAAATATTCTTAATTACTCTTTATTCTCTTTAATTTCCGCTGCAATGAGCGGAAATTGAGATAACTTCTTTAATAACTTCCACATAATTAATATTTCCACTACATCTAATAACTTTGTTCCTACTCCAGGTTCAGAGGGATCTATTCAATTCACAATCAATAAGATGACTGCGTTAACAAGTACTGCTCCGGTGAATGGAGAATTATTGCAATCAAGTGGTAATCCAGATAGTCTTTCAGAATCTATATTCCTATGGAGATGATCTCAAAAATATCAACCTCTATTATTGAGTTCACTATTCCTTTCTTCCTATTACATTTATTTCTGGATTAAATCCAGAATTAAGCAATCTCGTGTAAAGAAGGATACTTATCCAGAACTAACTTCTTTATATACTGTCAGCGACTCTTTAGCTCTGAGGAGCTAA
- a CDS encoding sigma-70 family RNA polymerase sigma factor, translating into MKRESMNETSQATLENIKKFQLNKDQEAFNFLLSKYFPATCKYASKFLSSNVYSNLVSWSFQEVESYVFLAFWKAINNYKSESESSLSFKNYLYQLVKFETLHELKKNFSWQFISKAHQRWCKEDENNTTKNSSDVFNDLSFRDKVQIIKKFLEEKNETYALIWELKASGIKSSEVCKKLNVSSSELKSRWQYIKKLVLDKYPSLHEIA; encoded by the coding sequence ATGAAAAGGGAAAGTATGAATGAAACCAGTCAAGCAACTCTCGAAAACATCAAGAAATTTCAATTAAATAAAGATCAGGAAGCTTTCAACTTCCTTCTCTCTAAATATTTCCCAGCCACTTGTAAATATGCTTCCAAATTTTTGAGTAGCAATGTCTACTCAAATCTAGTAAGTTGATCTTTCCAAGAAGTTGAAAGTTATGTATTCCTAGCTTTTTGAAAAGCGATTAATAATTACAAGTCAGAGAGCGAGAGCTCTCTGTCTTTTAAAAACTACCTATATCAATTAGTAAAGTTTGAAACTTTACACGAATTAAAGAAGAACTTTAGTTGACAATTTATCTCTAAAGCTCATCAAAGATGATGTAAAGAAGATGAGAATAATACAACTAAAAATTCTTCTGATGTTTTCAATGATCTCTCTTTTAGAGATAAAGTACAAATTATTAAAAAATTTCTAGAAGAGAAGAATGAAACTTATGCTCTCATTTGAGAGCTTAAGGCTTCTGGAATTAAAAGTTCAGAAGTATGTAAAAAACTAAATGTTAGCTCCTCAGAGCTAAAGAGTCGCTGACAGTATATAAAGAAGTTAGTTCTGGATAAGTATCCTTCTTTACACGAGATTGCTTAA